One Leptodactylus fuscus isolate aLepFus1 chromosome 11, aLepFus1.hap2, whole genome shotgun sequence genomic window, GGAGAAAGGTCCAATGAGACACGGCGAGGAAGATAGCATTCAGTTCCAGCAGGTTGCTCTTATGGGAGGATTCCACTGTGGACCACAAGCCCCGGATGGTCAAGACACCGAAGACCACTCCCCTGCTGGAAAGGCTGGCATTGGTGGTGATCACCTGCTAACGGATGGGAAGACAGGACTTCCACAGGGAAATTCCTGGGGAGGAGAGCCACCAGAGAAGCTCGACAGACTCAAAGAGGCAGAAGAATCAGGAGGTTGAGGGTGGATGGGAACCTGTTCCAGGATGACAGCATCTCCTGCTGAAGAGGCTGCGAGTGGAACTGGACAAAAGGGACGGCCTTGAAGGTCGAAACCATTGTGCCCAGGACCCGCATGCAGAACTAAAGAGAACAAGGAAATTTCCTCTGAAGGAGAGTCACACCAAAACAAAGGGCCAGGATCTTGGACTCCAAAAGGAGAATCTTGCTCTGGTGGGTGTTGAGGATCACGTCCAGAAATTCCATGTGCTGAGATGGCACAAGACAGGACTTTTGCTTGTTCATGAGCCAGCCAAACCGACGAAGGAGGTCCAAGGTGATCCGCAAGCTGGAGAGATTGTCCATCTTGGAGGGAGCTTTGACCAGGAGGTCTTCCAGGTATGGAATCACAGCAACTTCCCTGAAATGGAGTATGGCTATTAGTGACTCCATCACCTTGGTAAAGACTCGGGGGGTGGCAGAGGCCATCCCAAAGGGAAGAACAACAAACTGGAAATACCGCAAACCCACCACGAAACAATGAAAACGCTGATAGCCCAGCTCAATGGGAATATGCAGGTAAGCGTCGCGGAAGTCCATGGACATAAAGAAGTCGCCTGTCTCCAGGAATGCTACCACTAACTGCAGAGGCTGCATGCGGAAGCTGCCGACGCGGACGAACTTGTTGAGTCCCTTCAGATCCAGGATAGGGCGAAGAGAGCTGTCCTTCTTGGGAACTGTGAAAAGGTGGTAATAACCCCGGAAACATTCTAAAGCAGGCACAGGGATGAAGACTCCCTGCCACCGGGGGTTGAAGACTGCAAAAAATTTGCGGCAAATTCctctgtctgaaaagaccctaagGGAGACCGCCCAATCCAGGGAAGCATGAGCCAGTGAGGGGCCGGAGGCTCTTGGACTGAGATGAATGGCAGAGTGAGGAAATAGGCTCAGGCTGTCCATATGGTAATACTTTGTTACAGCAGGCTCATGTATAAAATGTGCCAGCACCAGAGGGGGCCAGGGGGCAAGTTGGCTCTTCACAGGAGGACATGGTGGAGAGGGCCCAGGAAAAAAAAGACGTAGCCTACCAGACCACTGGAAAGGATGACTGCTCCCCAACTGCTGCAAGAAGGCTGTACAGAGAAGGAACCCAGGTGCTGTATTTCCAGGAGAGGATGAGAGGAGTAGTccagcacaggaaaaaaaaagagaataaagCCCTCCACCTGGGTTTGGCATGAAGAGTGACTAGAGGGGACAACCCAGGACAGCTCCAATAGTCAATGGGAAGGGCTTTGGAGGGGGCAGACCTAGTTGTGGCCTAGACGATTAAATCATGGCCAGTAGCACGACAACGCCGACAGAAAAACGGAGGCTCTGTCGGGGCCTGAAGCAGCTGAGGAAGATACTGGGGGTCCAGGAGATCATTACAAAGACTATTAGAAAACAGACATGAAACGTACAGCTTAGGCCTTACATACATGGCTATATTATGGCACCGTATGATATTGAGCTGTAGCCCATAGACTTCCACCACGTGCCACTGATTTTATACACCAGCCATATTCCAAAATTCTTGTCTACAGCAGCACCAAGATCCCCTTTGCATCTACTATAAATTATATAGATCACGCTACCTGTAGTTACATGGTCAATTTGGAGGTTTCCATGGTAACTTTATAAATTTCCTTTAAAGAATTTATCCCGATAAAGTGCTAAACCGATTAAGGTCCTGCACTGCCCCCCGCAGGTTGTCTGAATAACTGCGCAAACACTTCCTGACAGATAATAAGCAGTGCACTAATAATTGATAACACAACTCGTTACACCAAAGATCGCTGTTACCCTACGACTATTCGGTCACACTGTGATCTCAAGGATTCTGTGACTGCAATTTCTAATTGCAAAAACATTGAACATCTTCGGATCGCAGTGCAAGTCCAttcacttaaaaaggacctttcacctacTCGGGCACATGTGatgtaatacacctctagaaagcagacagtgcgctaaattcagtgcactattggctttcccgttctgtgcccctggtgaagagctatcagtgccggtaccgtagctcttcactatcagaagggcatttctgacagtcagtcaggaacgcccttcctcacagcagcatctatagcgtaGTACTGTGAaaacagtgaggaacgccccctcccctcctgatagtgctcgtccatagactagtactgggggagacgttcctcactgctcagcgtcatcactaggtggtaaggaacgcctcctcttaTAGTACAGCGCaatactgtgaggaaggacgttcctgaatgactgtcagaaatgcccttctgatggtgaagagctacggtactggcagcgatagctcttcactgggggcacagaacgtgaaagccgaaaTCAGCGCATTGtcgtctttctagcggtatataaaagcgcatgtgccccaggaggtgaaagatccTTTTCAAGGCAATACGATCTTTGGTCACGCAAAAGGAGTCAAGGTCATAATAGCTTTGTGGTCCATCCTAAAACCAACTATTGTGGTGGTCCCTCTGGTGATGCCAAAACAAAAATTCTTCTAGAGGAGTCTGTGGGTTCTAGCACCAGGATGTGAGCAGCAGATCCTTTACGTCTTGTAGTGGTTGCTTGAGATTTAATTTTCATTAAAGATAATTTTTGGATCCCTGTCTGAATGTATACCTCCCCCTTCATTTCAATAGGAATGCTGAAAGTAGCCAAAGTACAGCACGTGGGTATCTCTGGCACTTCCGTTAACATTAAAAAAGAAGTGTGTGAGCTGCCCGGCCATCACGCCCTTCAGAATAGGGGACAAAAGTTGGAGGATGAGTATTCGGACCCCCCTGATCTGCAAGTTCTATCATTTGCTTTGATGGGTAATCCCCTGTAAttataagaaaaacaaacaatataaatttgggatCGCACGACCTTATTAATTTTGCAGCAAAGTGAACAAGGCGTAAATTTGTAAGGGTTTAAATAGTGCAATTAAAAAGTATATCCCATCCCTAAAAACATGAGCCGTCATGTGGCTGTACTGTCATAGCTCTTGGAAAAAGAACGTATAAAAATGAACAAATCTAAAATTGGTGGTAGCAGAAAACTAAAACGCACTGGAGCCTCCTCGTGAGATCCTTATGCTCAGTAACAAGAATCTGGTTTTCATTTTTCTTAAATTTCAGACACAAGAACTAGCAACAAATCTATTTTACAGACAAGCTCAGAGTGTAGGATACAAAATCTGATCTTCGTATTAATACATTAGTGTCGTGGCCTCAGTAGTCCCTCAGCAGCGCCACACGAAGGATCTGACTACTCAGTGCCAACAGGAGCTTATATTTGTCCCAAGTTGTCAGTGCTTGAAGTGCCCGAGATAACACCTCGGTCCTATCCTATAAACTCTGCACCATCAGAAATCTTATATACGGTATAGGCTTCAAATACTTCTTTTTGACTATGTACGGTGTACCGCAATCCATGGTCATAACAACAGGATCCATCAGCTGCAATTGTCATACTATATCAAGGTAGTAACAAGCGGGACTTCAGATTTGCATCAGCATATGTATTGGGGCCCCTCGCTGAGTATATGGGTGGAGATCCCAGAAGTCCTATCTACAATACTTTttatgaccaaaaaaaaaaaaaaaaagaaatggagcTGTTGTGAAAAAAGATAAAACCAAACTAAAAAGAATTAGAAGAAGTtgaacaaaaaataaatttatgAGGTTCAAGTGACCTGGCCCAAtagcatcatatatatatatatatatatatatatatatatatataccattatgACACCTGTCCTTCAACGCAAGCGGCAAGAAAGACATTCAGGCGCGTCTCCCACAGTGTGATGGGCGCTCTGTGCGGCTGCTCTAGGGCCAACTGGTGAAGTTCTATAACGGGAGACCCTACTCTATTGCCTTTGTATATTCAGACACGGCAGATGTGTAGTACGAATTTCAGTGACTCAAACTCAGTTCCATATTTGTTAGTGGATACTCATCAGGGGGCGACACCGAGCCTCGGGACGGGCACTGCACTCCGGTCCATCCTGAGGTATCAAGGAcaattgggttaaaaaaaaaaataatggacacaatTACTATCGATCTCCACCTCTTGTCTCATTGCGGATGGTGCCCAAATGTCATTCATAAATACTCGTCTATATGTCTGCCTTTACCTACAGTCCCCCTCAATACTACCTCACATAGCGGGCTCCCgataccccaccccaccccctgaCATCACAGCTGATGTTGCTTCTCCTCGGGCTCTACGTTATTGCAGGTTATCAGTGTTACTAACACATTTCTCTATGTACACCTGTAATGACATACGTTATGCTATGTATATACGCACACAAGGCCTCAAGCCATATCTGCAACATGTATCCTGGGCCATCATTTATGGGAACATATCATTTGTGGTCTAGACAGTAATCCAGTGACACCACCTCAGAGTATGGGTCATCTGTAGACCTCAGTCCACCATGTTTTGGGACTCCAGCAGATCTGCATCTCAGAGGTTCAACATAAAACAGTATAAAGACTCTTTGTTAAAATATAAAAGATGATGTGATGCCGATATCTCATAATATACCACAATAAAACCAACATTTTTATAGACCTCCAGCAAGTACAGTCCAGAAGAGGGCAGCACTCAATACACGGCAGCTCTAAATGCAGTCTCCAGGCTACAATAGTACAGATCTAGGACTACTCCTGGTTATACGGACTTGTTCATTCCTGGAAAGGTCCAGAAAAAGTAGCTAATGTCAATTTATAGAACAGAAGGCCCCTGTTTATTCTCCTTGGGTTGAGGGGTTCTGGAGTTTATTTGGAAGTCCTGCAGGCCCCCGCCCACCTCTGTCCTTTGCAAACTTCCTTGTGCTTCTTAAAGTAACTTTCTACCCTGAATCTGCGGCCACAGTCTTCACAAGAGAGCGAGTTTTCACCGTGGGTTTTCAAGTGTTCTGTGAGATGATGCTTTAGCTTGAACCTCTTGTGACAGACAGAACAGCCAAAGGGGCGCAAACTGAATTTCATCATGATATGACGGTCACGTTTATCCTTTACTGCAAACCGCTTCCCGCACAAGCAGCCAAATTTTTTCCCATCTGGGGCAGCCACAAGCTTAACAGGAGCATGAACAGTTTGAGCCTGAAGAGCTTGGGATACAATCTCATTTCCATGAAGGTCTACAGGTTTGGAAATTGTGAAGGAAGTTGGTTCAGAGGCACCATAGAGTTTCTGGGGGAGGCAGAGAGAAACATCAGTAGAAGATGGACATGACGTAGGAGGGATGACGTAGCTCAGCTCTGATGGATACTCGGACTGCACCTCACTGGCTTCAAAAGCCTTCAAATAAGCTCCATCCTCTTCTGTCCGCTCATGCTTGATATAGATGACTTTGGGGCTTTCAGGTGATGAAGAGGAAGAAGGGAGAGCATAAGAGCAATTGGTGGCAACAGACTCATCCAGGACATTTCCACCACTCTTACAAACCTCTTCTTCCTCTAAAACACGAACCTTGATCACTTCGTCATCATCCGAGCAACCCAAAGCAACTGTTGGTGGTGCTGGTGGTAGTGGCTCATCAAGTTGTAACTGGAAGCTGCTGCTCGGAGATTGGCTTTCACTGGCACGGCTTGACCAAGAGTGTGGGACATAGGCTTTCCGCTCTTTAAGAATCTCAGAGCATTTGTCTACCACTTGCCACATCTGTAGACCACTGGCCACTAGGAGATGTGCTGGCAATGCCTCCATTTCAAGACAAAGTCTACCAGAATAAACAAGTTGCAAGAGATTCTCGAAAGCCTCGGGCTGAATGACACTAGGCAAAACCAAACAGCTGGTGTCATTCAAGAGCAGCTTGTCATGGAAGTAAGGAGAGGAGGCGGCCAGGACAGTTTTGTGAGCTTGGAAGACACGATCTTGGACCTGGACAGACAGATCACAGAACTTCCCCTCCAGTCGCTGCTTATTCAGTGTGTCCAGGAGCACAGAGCTGTAGTGTGGGAAGTCCAACTGGACGCTCTCAGTGCCAGACATGGTGATGATCTAAGGGACACAAAAACAGACAATGAGATACAAAAACATTTATAAAATTGTCATTACCATTCTTCAGACCACGAAACTGCTGCAATGTTGTATCAGTTTGGAGACTATTCCTCAAAAGTAAATGAGTGAACTGTgcttgggggaagcctccagatTTTAGACTAGCACCAGAAGATTGGGTCACATGTATTAATGTGAACCAAAATCTCTGACTCAATGTTTTATCTTCTGGcagaatttgtgtcattaatacactttctaatacattttattaacagaTGTGACTCCTTTCTGTACCTTATTTATTCTACTCATGTTTCTCTACAGGCAGCAGAAATCCTCTGACTGCTTCTTACTGCTAGTATGGGTACTTGGGCTCCTGAATCGTATAGGGGTGCTGAGGCTGCCAGCCATAAATCAGTTATATTTTGGGCtgtaattctggttctgatgagCATCGCCCTTATACTctacttccagagatatcaccagttaaTCTCCATACTGATCATCCAGAGTCAGAGCTGGAAGCAACTGGAGCGGTCTATAAGTATGCCAGTCCTGACATTGTCAATTGGCACCATCCCTGGGAATAAAGTAGAATAGTGATCCTTGTGTTATATAAAATGACACCAGAACCACAGATTTAGTTGGAGACCCCTCAGTCTGCCAAGATCAAATCTTTCTTCCGGCTCATACTTTACTTTTGACAGCCGTTTCTTCCTCCAGACAGTTGGACGGCGATGGGGAGCCCGGCCACACACAGTTTTGCTAATTTTTGGGATGTGGGAGAAGCAGCTGGTCTTTACTGACGAGATGGAGAGATGAACATCAGTGATACCCATCTGGTTACGGTATATCAGTGACATCCTATTATTTTGGTGAGAGACGCAAGACCAATTTTGGCAATTCATCGATGTATTAAATCTTAACATGAGATTTACTGCAAATGTTGACTGTAAACATGtcactttatttaaaggggttgtcccgtcacaaggatcctctctatactgcttgttaatgtggatgtaagacttttcctaaatacattgcttcagcaaaactgctttgtttgtccactatcttactttattcatttctctgttgacacagccctgacttatctggtcaaaagtcaagtgatgtatctgcctgctctcagggaggaggggctaagtgcacgggagcgagcgtggaggggggggggggggtagtttacacattgggggggaaggggccgccaatacagacccggcgatgctgctattccggaggggggcagaggagcggaatagcagcatcgctcctgccgctgctggcttcatgcagggcaggagcatagcgatgttgcaggcatctgtgctggcgtctaacactccccggcatccgcctctctattacagcggatgctgggtctaaattgcattgtaaaggctgtacgtccgatgcctagctgcatcaggagcgcacacgcagggccagcggcatagaagcggcgtcttctcgccgctggctttgcatatgtaaccccgcccaccaatgatgcaacaaagccggaagaaagaagaatttacagcatcgaagactggtgagtatgcgacgtgggaatacccctttaatgtagattgtgagccccacatagagctcataatgtacatgtttccctatcagtgtgtgtttttcagaatatgggatggaaatccatgcaaacacgaggagaacatacaaactccttgcagatggtttttttgcccttggcgggatttgaacaccaggacccagcgctgcaaggccacagtgctaaccactgagccaccgtgtggcccctaaacaTGTCACATTTCTTGACCTCTCCATTAATACTGACCGACAAGGTTGTGTTTCTATAACAGTATTTCGCAAAGACACTGCTACTAACAGTTTGTTCTCGTGGAACCGTCACCATCTACTGCCATTACTTAGAGGAACATCGAAAGgtcaattaataataataatacatt contains:
- the LOC142184878 gene encoding zinc finger and BTB domain-containing protein 9-like, with the translated sequence MFVLVTVSRGGRSVELSSADLRGERQIITMSGTESVQLDFPHYSSVLLDTLNKQRLEGKFCDLSVQVQDRVFQAHKTVLAASSPYFHDKLLLNDTSCLVLPSVIQPEAFENLLQLVYSGRLCLEMEALPAHLLVASGLQMWQVVDKCSEILKERKAYVPHSWSSRASESQSPSSSFQLQLDEPLPPAPPTVALGCSDDDEVIKVRVLEEEEVCKSGGNVLDESVATNCSYALPSSSSSPESPKVIYIKHERTEEDGAYLKAFEASEVQSEYPSELSYVIPPTSCPSSTDVSLCLPQKLYGASEPTSFTISKPVDLHGNEIVSQALQAQTVHAPVKLVAAPDGKKFGCLCGKRFAVKDKRDRHIMMKFSLRPFGCSVCHKRFKLKHHLTEHLKTHGENSLSCEDCGRRFRVESYFKKHKEVCKGQRWAGACRTSK